Proteins encoded by one window of Phenylobacterium soli:
- the mscL gene encoding large-conductance mechanosensitive channel protein MscL, with translation MPILGEFREFIARGNVIDLAVGVIIGAAFNDIVKALVDQVVMPPIGLLMSGIDFSHMQWVLKPDNPLTKANEEVAIQYGAFFNTLIKFMVVAWVVFLLVKLVNTIRRREAAKPDSEKAPPTPQEALLMEIRDLLKAQAPETPTRH, from the coding sequence GTGCCCATCCTGGGCGAGTTCCGCGAGTTCATCGCCCGCGGCAACGTCATCGACCTGGCCGTCGGTGTGATCATCGGCGCGGCCTTCAACGACATCGTCAAGGCGCTGGTGGATCAGGTGGTGATGCCGCCGATCGGCCTCCTGATGTCCGGCATCGACTTCTCCCACATGCAGTGGGTGCTGAAGCCAGACAATCCTCTGACCAAGGCGAACGAAGAGGTGGCGATCCAGTACGGCGCCTTCTTCAATACCCTGATCAAGTTCATGGTCGTCGCCTGGGTGGTCTTCCTGCTGGTCAAGCTGGTCAACACCATCCGCCGCCGCGAGGCCGCCAAGCCGGACTCCGAGAAGGCGCCGCCCACCCCGCAGGAAGCCCTGCTGATGGAGATCCGCGACCTCCTCAAGGCGCAGGCGCCCGAGACTCCGACCCGGCATTGA
- a CDS encoding hemerythrin domain-containing protein: protein MPHAQNGSFGRLAAGAALGLAAGLVLPHARKLAMQGPTMAAGNWVEALTAEHRMVEKMFEQLMTTTEDEMAKREMLLSKIAYALNKHAIQEENVIYPALSENAYADQSRHLAEEHLQMKTFIYDLRRIPSTDAQWIIKAREFFDAVLAHAREEEQEVFPAFRDSLPAEENGKLTAMMNWEGLKVA, encoded by the coding sequence ATGCCTCACGCCCAAAACGGCTCGTTCGGCCGCCTTGCCGCCGGCGCCGCCCTCGGTCTCGCCGCCGGCCTCGTCCTGCCCCACGCCCGCAAGCTCGCCATGCAGGGGCCGACCATGGCCGCCGGCAACTGGGTGGAGGCGCTGACCGCCGAGCACCGGATGGTCGAGAAGATGTTCGAACAGCTGATGACCACCACCGAGGACGAGATGGCAAAGCGCGAGATGCTGCTGAGCAAGATCGCCTACGCCCTCAACAAGCATGCGATCCAGGAGGAGAACGTCATCTATCCGGCGCTCTCGGAGAACGCCTACGCCGACCAGTCGCGGCATCTCGCCGAAGAGCACCTGCAGATGAAGACCTTCATCTACGACCTGCGGCGAATCCCCTCGACGGACGCCCAGTGGATCATCAAGGCGCGCGAGTTCTTCGACGCCGTTCTCGCCCATGCCCGCGAGGAGGAACAGGAGGTCTTCCCGGCCTTCCGCGACAGCCTGCCGGCCGAGGAGAACGGCAAGCTCACGGCGATGATGAACTGGGAAGGCCTGAAGGTCGCCTGA
- a CDS encoding phosphoribosylanthranilate isomerase, giving the protein MSVGAKICGLRTPEAVTAAVEGGAGFLGFVFFEKSPRNIAPEAARRLAEPARARGVKIVALTVDPSDAEVDRIVAGLSPDLVQLHGKESPSRAREIAARSGRGVIKVLPVSAAADVDAARDYEGVAEHLMFDAKPPKDAERPGGLGEPFDWTLLAGRRFQRPWLLAGGLDPWNVGEAIARSGAPIVDVSSGVERGPGLKDPALITAFLDAVRKA; this is encoded by the coding sequence ATGAGCGTAGGCGCGAAGATCTGTGGGCTGAGGACGCCGGAGGCGGTCACGGCCGCCGTCGAGGGCGGCGCCGGCTTCCTGGGCTTCGTCTTTTTCGAGAAGAGTCCCCGCAACATCGCGCCCGAGGCCGCCCGGCGGCTGGCCGAGCCGGCGCGGGCCAGGGGGGTCAAGATCGTCGCCCTCACCGTCGATCCCAGCGACGCCGAGGTCGACCGCATCGTGGCGGGGCTTTCCCCCGACCTCGTCCAGCTGCACGGCAAGGAAAGCCCGAGCCGCGCCCGCGAGATCGCCGCCCGCAGCGGGCGCGGGGTCATCAAGGTGCTGCCCGTCTCCGCGGCCGCCGACGTGGACGCCGCCCGCGACTACGAGGGGGTCGCCGAGCACCTGATGTTCGACGCGAAGCCGCCGAAGGACGCCGAGCGGCCCGGCGGCCTTGGCGAGCCGTTCGACTGGACCCTGCTCGCAGGCCGCCGCTTCCAACGCCCGTGGCTGCTGGCCGGCGGGCTCGACCCGTGGAACGTGGGCGAGGCGATCGCCCGCTCGGGCGCGCCTATCGTGGACGTTTCCTCTGGCGTGGAGCGCGGACCCGGCTTAAAGGACCCCGCCTTGATCACGGCGTTCCTGGACGCCGTCCGCAAGGCCTGA
- the trpB gene encoding tryptophan synthase subunit beta: MNAPARPNDYSAYPDAKGRFGDYGGQYVPETLMPLVHELDQAYAAAKADPAFQAELKSFLTHYVGRPSPLYFAERLTDHFGGAKIYLKREELNHTGSHKINNCMGQILLARRMGKTRIIAETGAGQHGVATATVCARFGLPCVVYMGAVDVERQKPNVFRMNLLGAEVRAVTSGSATLKDAMNEALRDWVTNVHDTYYLIGTAAGMHPYPAMVRDFQAVIGQEVREQILEQEGRLPDAIVACVGGGSNAIGLFHPFLNDAEVKIFGVEAAGEGMESGRHAAAINGGEPGVLHGNLTYLLQDREGQIEEAHSISAGLDYPGIGPEHAWLHDVGRATYLTATDQESLAAFQLCAELEGILPAIESAHAIARVGDIAREVGKGGVVVLNLSGRGDKDVATVAAHLGRQI; the protein is encoded by the coding sequence GTGAACGCGCCCGCCAGACCCAACGACTATTCGGCCTACCCCGACGCCAAGGGCCGCTTCGGCGACTACGGCGGCCAGTATGTGCCCGAGACGCTGATGCCGCTGGTCCACGAGCTGGACCAGGCCTATGCGGCGGCCAAGGCCGACCCCGCCTTCCAGGCCGAGCTGAAGAGCTTCCTGACCCACTATGTGGGCCGCCCCTCGCCGCTCTATTTCGCCGAGCGGCTGACCGACCACTTCGGCGGGGCGAAGATCTACCTGAAGCGCGAGGAGCTGAACCACACCGGCTCCCACAAGATCAACAACTGCATGGGCCAGATCCTCCTGGCCCGGCGGATGGGCAAGACCCGCATCATCGCCGAGACCGGCGCCGGCCAGCACGGCGTCGCCACCGCCACCGTCTGTGCCCGCTTCGGCCTGCCGTGCGTCGTCTACATGGGCGCGGTGGACGTGGAGCGGCAGAAGCCCAACGTCTTCCGGATGAACCTCCTCGGCGCCGAGGTGCGGGCGGTGACCTCCGGCTCGGCCACCCTCAAGGACGCCATGAACGAGGCGCTCCGCGACTGGGTGACCAACGTCCACGACACCTACTACCTGATCGGCACGGCGGCGGGCATGCACCCCTACCCGGCCATGGTCCGCGACTTCCAGGCGGTCATCGGCCAGGAAGTGCGCGAGCAGATCTTGGAGCAGGAAGGCCGGCTGCCGGACGCCATCGTCGCCTGCGTCGGCGGCGGCTCCAACGCCATCGGCCTGTTCCACCCGTTCCTCAACGACGCCGAGGTGAAGATCTTTGGCGTCGAGGCAGCCGGCGAGGGCATGGAGAGCGGCCGGCATGCGGCGGCGATCAACGGCGGCGAGCCGGGCGTGCTGCACGGCAACCTGACCTATCTCCTGCAGGACCGCGAAGGCCAGATCGAGGAGGCCCACTCTATCTCCGCCGGCCTCGACTATCCCGGCATCGGTCCCGAGCACGCCTGGCTGCACGACGTCGGCCGGGCCACCTACCTGACCGCCACCGACCAGGAATCCCTGGCCGCCTTCCAGCTCTGCGCCGAACTGGAGGGCATCCTGCCGGCGATCGAGAGCGCCCACGCCATCGCCCGCGTCGGGGACATCGCCCGCGAGGTGGGCAAGGGCGGCGTCGTGGTGCTGAACCTCTCCGGCCGCGGCGACAAGGACGTCGCCACCGTGGCCGCCCACCTGGGACGTCAGATTTGA
- the trpA gene encoding tryptophan synthase subunit alpha, which yields MTKARIEARFAELKREGRAAFISYVMAGDPDAETSLKILKGLPAAGADLIELGFPFSDPMAEGPPIQRAAQRALKKGMTLAGTLELARRFREGDQTTPIIMMGYTNPLFHQGYEAFAQAAAAAGIDGLIVVDLPPEEADPLLVALDAVQIALIRLATPTSDDERLKVIVRNTSGFVYYVSVAGVTGVKEADEKAVAPAVERVRKASGLPVAVGFGIKTPERAAAIARVADAAVVGSALVDEVAEAVEMNEDVSARVLLKAESLAKAVRSARIGQLTV from the coding sequence TTGACCAAGGCCCGTATCGAAGCGCGTTTCGCCGAGCTGAAGCGCGAAGGCCGCGCGGCCTTCATCTCCTACGTCATGGCCGGCGATCCCGACGCCGAGACCTCGCTGAAGATCCTCAAGGGCCTGCCCGCGGCCGGCGCCGACCTGATCGAGCTGGGCTTTCCCTTCTCAGACCCGATGGCCGAGGGCCCGCCGATCCAGCGCGCCGCCCAGCGGGCGCTGAAGAAGGGCATGACCCTGGCCGGCACGCTCGAGCTGGCGCGGCGGTTCCGCGAGGGCGACCAGACCACGCCGATCATCATGATGGGCTACACCAACCCGCTGTTCCACCAGGGCTACGAGGCCTTCGCCCAGGCGGCGGCGGCGGCCGGGATCGACGGGCTGATCGTCGTCGACCTGCCGCCGGAAGAGGCCGATCCCCTGCTCGTCGCCCTCGACGCGGTGCAGATCGCCCTGATCCGGCTGGCGACCCCGACCAGCGACGACGAACGGCTGAAAGTGATCGTCAGGAACACCTCCGGCTTCGTCTATTACGTTTCGGTCGCGGGCGTGACCGGCGTGAAGGAAGCCGACGAGAAGGCTGTCGCGCCGGCCGTCGAGCGGGTGCGCAAGGCCTCGGGCCTGCCGGTGGCGGTCGGTTTCGGGATCAAGACTCCGGAAAGGGCTGCCGCGATAGCCCGGGTGGCGGACGCGGCCGTGGTCGGCTCCGCGCTTGTGGATGAAGTGGCCGAAGCGGTGGAGATGAACGAAGACGTGAGCGCGCGGGTTCTTCTCAAAGCCGAATCATTGGCTAAGGCTGTGCGCTCCGCCCGTATCGGCCAACTGACGGTCTAA
- the accD gene encoding acetyl-CoA carboxylase, carboxyltransferase subunit beta, with translation MAMADQKNDKPARPAAPRERSGWLSRIAPGVRKAFQKRADTPENLWVKCPETGEMIYRPDLEAALWVTPSGHHMRIGATQRLKVTFDDGQFERIAAPATVDDPLKFPDIKPYGEKLAATRKALGEQDALAIGYGTIDGQPAVAAVQDFAFMGGSLGIAVGEAFIAAAKEAVKRQVPFVIFTAAGGARMQEGTLSLMQMARTTLALNEVKAAGLPYIVVMTDPTTGGVLASYAMLGDVHLAEPNALVGFAGRRVIEQTIRETLPAGFQRAEFLVERGMIDRVVTRAELPAVLGSILKTLTMGRAPSKAA, from the coding sequence ATGGCGATGGCTGACCAGAAGAACGACAAGCCGGCCCGCCCGGCAGCCCCGCGAGAGCGGTCCGGATGGCTGTCGCGCATCGCGCCCGGCGTCCGCAAGGCGTTCCAGAAGCGCGCCGACACGCCCGAGAACCTCTGGGTGAAGTGCCCCGAGACGGGCGAGATGATCTACCGCCCCGATCTGGAGGCGGCGCTGTGGGTGACGCCCTCGGGCCACCACATGCGGATCGGCGCCACCCAGCGCCTGAAGGTCACCTTCGACGACGGCCAGTTCGAGCGCATCGCTGCGCCGGCGACGGTCGACGATCCGCTGAAATTCCCCGACATCAAGCCCTATGGCGAGAAGCTGGCCGCCACGCGCAAGGCGCTCGGCGAGCAGGACGCCCTGGCGATCGGCTACGGAACCATCGACGGCCAGCCCGCCGTCGCCGCGGTGCAGGACTTCGCCTTCATGGGCGGCTCGCTCGGCATCGCCGTGGGCGAGGCGTTCATCGCCGCCGCCAAGGAAGCGGTGAAGCGCCAGGTCCCGTTCGTGATCTTCACCGCCGCCGGCGGCGCACGGATGCAGGAAGGCACGCTGTCGCTGATGCAGATGGCGCGCACCACCCTGGCGCTGAACGAGGTCAAGGCCGCGGGCCTGCCCTACATCGTGGTGATGACCGACCCGACCACCGGCGGGGTGCTGGCCTCCTACGCCATGCTGGGCGACGTCCACCTGGCCGAGCCGAACGCCCTGGTGGGCTTCGCCGGCCGCCGGGTGATCGAGCAGACCATCCGCGAGACCCTGCCGGCCGGCTTCCAGCGGGCCGAGTTCCTGGTCGAGCGCGGCATGATCGACCGGGTGGTGACCCGCGCCGAGCTGCCGGCGGTCCTGGGCTCGATCCTGAAGACTCTGACCATGGGGCGCGCGCCTTCGAAAGCGGCGTGA